One segment of Marinobacter sediminum DNA contains the following:
- a CDS encoding DUF2846 domain-containing protein produces MKSRMPHTAPAAPRLLILSFRALALCALIFGSGCTVYQSIGKSTGAFLHPVSGHDFVHIPNDEWNRKNALIYFYRTHSQWAADEIEAPSVYIDDAHYFNLRNDSYTWLEVSPGERQIAMRRPLLGLEGMNSFSLSLIADAALKVEAGRIYYLRYNELTEPEQAHPDLDPEHPLAQGDLQLVTRDYAMQGNEIVTTRFLNSDLLAPNHAATSIVEINEDEDFERRMDTLEEQRELEIERLEQEGNYESASWFWPFGGGPTVPLETDRKIEQLEEDYAQLERARERQEEAESGGGWWIF; encoded by the coding sequence ATGAAATCCCGAATGCCTCATACCGCGCCGGCTGCTCCCCGCTTGCTTATCTTGTCGTTTCGGGCCCTGGCCCTCTGTGCTCTTATTTTCGGTTCCGGTTGTACAGTTTACCAATCGATTGGCAAGAGTACGGGGGCATTTCTGCACCCCGTCTCCGGTCATGATTTTGTCCACATTCCCAACGATGAGTGGAACCGGAAGAATGCCCTGATCTATTTTTACCGTACCCATTCCCAGTGGGCGGCGGATGAGATTGAGGCCCCCAGCGTTTACATCGACGACGCACATTATTTCAACCTCCGGAACGACAGCTATACCTGGCTTGAGGTGAGTCCCGGCGAGCGACAGATTGCCATGCGACGACCGCTTCTGGGTCTTGAGGGGATGAACTCGTTCAGCCTGAGCCTGATTGCTGATGCAGCGCTCAAGGTTGAAGCTGGCCGCATCTATTACCTTCGATACAACGAACTGACTGAGCCCGAGCAGGCTCACCCGGATCTTGATCCCGAACATCCCCTTGCTCAGGGTGATTTACAGCTGGTGACACGTGACTACGCCATGCAGGGAAACGAAATTGTCACCACGCGCTTTTTAAACAGTGACCTCCTGGCGCCAAACCACGCCGCTACCTCTATCGTTGAAATCAATGAGGATGAGGATTTTGAGCGCCGAATGGATACGCTTGAGGAACAGCGGGAGCTGGAAATCGAGCGATTGGAGCAAGAGGGAAATTACGAATCTGCCTCATGGTTCTGGCCTTTTGGCGGTGGTCCAACCGTTCCTCTTGAAACCGACCGCAAAATTGAGCAGCTGGAAGAAGACTATGCACAGCTGGAGCGGGCGCGGGAACGGCAGGAAGAGGCTGAGTCCGGGGGTGGTTGGTGGATTTTCTGA
- a CDS encoding putative bifunctional diguanylate cyclase/phosphodiesterase, giving the protein MQNSFEVENHLGYRILRWILAVALISGLIVSTVQIILDARRVSGDLDHQSAQTIAMVKDAATQAVFSIDTELAQQVVDGLFAREAVHVARITHPDGEPLGTRNRPLQQTAFRPLTDPIFNAERIYRTPLVRERDQSTLYGYLEVHYDTAPIAKNWLERATVTFASVVATALILGLVIYFVFHLLLTRPLLRIVHSLKQVNPVHPDDRLVAIPQGHQRDELGLWVNATNNLLVAIGDSQKRHREAEDRVNRLSRYDQLTGLPSRDTFMELLARDIEEAKNRNSVLSLSVFGIDDFKSINEQCGFRTGDMILQTVADRLTSKLGSTRFTLARLGSDQFVIVEKGLRDGFQAADTAERILGYISTPMMVENQTVAMTATMGVALFPSDTNQPDRLLQSAEQTMTLAKQDGRNHLQFYVASIDQEIRDRKQLERDLSQALSNHQLHLVYQPQINLENKRVIGAEALLRWKHPTRGLVPPDDFIPVAESNGSIVEIGQWVLDQACWQAARWATEGTPLRIAVNLSAVQLRQQTIVDDILKTLERHSIPAGRLELEVTETSFMTNLSDAVEKLHRLHKAGISIAVDDFGTGYSSLTYLKQMPVQHLKIDKQFIRDLLVNEEDTRIANTIIDLGKSLNLSVVAEGVETAEQEYYLSQRGCQLAQGYYFSKPLPPREFETFITGFHQKIVENNV; this is encoded by the coding sequence ATGCAAAACTCCTTCGAGGTTGAAAACCACCTGGGCTATCGTATTTTACGATGGATTCTTGCGGTCGCGCTGATTAGCGGTTTGATCGTAAGCACCGTGCAGATCATTCTGGACGCCCGGCGTGTGTCAGGTGACCTGGATCACCAGTCTGCACAGACCATCGCCATGGTGAAGGACGCTGCAACTCAGGCTGTTTTCAGTATTGATACGGAGCTGGCACAACAGGTAGTGGATGGCCTCTTTGCGCGGGAGGCAGTCCATGTGGCCCGCATTACGCACCCGGATGGCGAGCCACTGGGCACGCGTAACCGACCTCTTCAGCAAACAGCTTTCCGACCATTGACCGACCCTATATTCAATGCCGAGCGCATATACCGGACTCCGCTGGTTCGTGAAAGAGATCAAAGTACCCTCTATGGGTATCTCGAAGTGCACTATGACACCGCGCCGATCGCCAAGAACTGGCTTGAGCGGGCGACCGTAACATTCGCCTCCGTCGTCGCAACCGCTCTGATTCTCGGGCTGGTGATCTATTTTGTTTTTCACTTGCTTCTGACCCGACCGCTACTGCGAATTGTTCATTCCTTAAAACAGGTAAATCCTGTCCATCCCGATGACCGGCTCGTGGCGATCCCCCAAGGACACCAGCGAGATGAACTGGGCCTCTGGGTCAACGCAACCAACAATCTTCTCGTCGCGATTGGCGACAGCCAGAAACGGCATCGCGAGGCAGAGGATCGGGTTAACCGGCTTTCGCGATATGACCAGTTGACCGGCTTGCCCAGCCGCGACACATTCATGGAGCTACTGGCGCGGGACATTGAGGAAGCGAAAAACAGAAATTCTGTTCTATCGCTCAGCGTATTCGGTATCGACGACTTCAAGTCCATTAACGAGCAATGTGGCTTTCGCACCGGCGATATGATTCTCCAAACAGTCGCCGATCGGCTGACCTCGAAACTGGGCAGCACTCGATTCACGCTGGCCAGGCTCGGTAGTGACCAGTTTGTGATTGTGGAAAAAGGCCTGCGGGACGGTTTTCAGGCCGCAGACACCGCCGAGAGGATTCTTGGGTATATCAGCACGCCTATGATGGTGGAAAACCAGACTGTCGCCATGACAGCCACCATGGGGGTCGCGCTGTTCCCCTCTGATACCAATCAACCCGACCGGCTACTGCAAAGCGCCGAACAGACCATGACGCTGGCCAAGCAGGATGGCCGGAACCATCTGCAGTTCTATGTCGCCAGCATTGACCAGGAGATTCGGGACCGTAAGCAATTGGAGAGAGACCTCTCTCAGGCCCTGAGCAATCATCAGCTCCACCTGGTGTACCAACCCCAGATCAACCTGGAAAACAAACGGGTGATCGGTGCCGAAGCGCTTCTGCGATGGAAACACCCTACCCGGGGACTGGTGCCGCCGGATGACTTCATTCCAGTCGCTGAGTCCAATGGATCCATCGTCGAAATAGGCCAATGGGTGCTGGACCAGGCGTGCTGGCAGGCTGCGCGCTGGGCAACAGAGGGGACACCACTGAGAATTGCAGTTAACCTTTCTGCGGTTCAGCTACGGCAGCAAACTATCGTCGACGACATCCTGAAGACGCTGGAGCGCCACAGCATTCCGGCAGGCCGGCTCGAACTGGAAGTGACCGAAACCAGCTTCATGACCAATCTTTCCGATGCTGTTGAAAAACTGCATCGGCTGCACAAGGCGGGAATCAGTATAGCTGTGGATGATTTCGGCACCGGTTACTCCTCACTCACCTACCTGAAGCAGATGCCCGTTCAGCACCTGAAAATCGACAAACAGTTTATTCGGGACTTGCTCGTAAATGAGGAAGACACCCGCATCGCCAACACCATCATCGATCTCGGTAAGAGTCTGAACCTCTCTGTTGTCGCAGAAGGTGTTGAAACAGCAGAACAGGAATACTATCTGAGCCAGCGGGGCTGCCAGCTGGCCCAGGGATATTATTTCAGCAAACCCCTTCCCCCACGGGAATTTGAGACTTTCATTACAGGTTTTCATCAGAAAATCGTCGAAAATAACGTCTGA
- the sodB gene encoding superoxide dismutase [Fe], whose protein sequence is MAFELPALPYEKNALEPHISQETLEYHYGKHHNTYVTKLNGLVEGTDNANKSLEDIIKSASGPLFNNAAQVWNHTFYWHCLSPNGGGEPTGAAKDAIEKAFGSFEDFKKEFNDKAANNFGSGWTWLVKKADGSVAITNTSNAETPLTGSDKPVLTVDVWEHAYYIDYRNSRPNYLEAFWNLVNWDFVNENLA, encoded by the coding sequence ATGGCATTTGAACTTCCCGCACTACCATACGAAAAGAACGCTCTGGAACCGCACATCTCTCAGGAAACCCTTGAGTACCATTACGGCAAGCACCACAACACCTATGTCACCAAGCTGAACGGCCTGGTTGAAGGTACCGATAACGCCAACAAATCTCTTGAGGACATCATCAAGAGTGCCAGTGGCCCGCTGTTCAACAACGCCGCACAGGTCTGGAACCACACCTTCTACTGGCATTGCCTCAGCCCCAATGGTGGCGGTGAGCCGACAGGCGCAGCCAAGGACGCTATCGAGAAAGCCTTTGGCTCGTTCGAAGATTTCAAGAAAGAATTCAACGACAAGGCAGCCAACAACTTCGGCTCAGGCTGGACCTGGCTTGTAAAGAAGGCTGACGGCAGCGTAGCCATCACCAACACCAGCAACGCGGAAACCCCGCTGACTGGCTCTGACAAGCCTGTACTGACCGTGGACGTTTGGGAGCACGCGTACTACATCGATTACCGCAACTCCCGCCCAAATTACCTCGAAGCGTTCTGGAATCTCGTTAACTGGGATTTTGTGAACGAAAATCTGGCCTGA
- a CDS encoding LemA family protein yields MGTTLIGLAVIAVAVIYLVFIYNRLVSLRNQFKNGFAQIDVQLQRRHDLIPNLVEAAKAYLTHEKSTLTQVMEARNNAVSAQQDAAKDPGDGTKIQRLGGAENLLTKALANFYAVAENYPELKANETIQQLMEELSSTENRVAFARQAYNDGVMTYNTFREQFPNNILAGMFAFKETAQLELEAPEARQAPKVAF; encoded by the coding sequence ATGGGAACCACCCTAATCGGCCTGGCTGTCATCGCCGTCGCTGTAATTTACCTGGTATTCATTTATAACCGCCTCGTCTCTCTGCGAAACCAGTTCAAAAACGGTTTTGCGCAGATCGATGTACAACTTCAGCGCCGACACGACCTCATTCCCAACCTCGTTGAGGCTGCCAAGGCCTACCTGACTCATGAGAAGAGCACGCTCACTCAGGTCATGGAAGCCCGCAACAACGCGGTCAGTGCCCAGCAAGATGCGGCGAAAGATCCGGGTGATGGCACAAAAATTCAGCGCCTCGGTGGTGCCGAGAACCTGCTTACCAAGGCCCTTGCCAATTTCTACGCGGTAGCAGAAAACTATCCAGAGCTGAAAGCCAACGAGACCATCCAGCAATTAATGGAAGAGCTTTCCAGCACCGAGAATCGAGTTGCTTTTGCCCGCCAGGCCTACAATGACGGTGTAATGACCTATAACACCTTCCGTGAACAGTTCCCCAACAATATCCTCGCAGGCATGTTTGCCTTCAAGGAAACGGCACAACTGGAGCTGGAGGCTCCTGAGGCTCGCCAAGCACCGAAAGTGGCCTTCTGA
- a CDS encoding type II secretion system protein N, whose amino-acid sequence MAFLNAEAQGRVSRILANLLLLGLALYLGLMLAKVTWMIAWDDQPVPLASEVGLGSAPSRQALTYPMASYDFFGRPAEQTGVAEVVKRSAPETGLRLRLEGVLVGQRPEDSGAIVAGSNGETAYYRVGDLLPGNAELAEVEPTRILIRRGGRYESLTFEEADTSAMVAEVAETPAESSPDAFLENARAQLDSQGVAALNNYGLSPVDESGQSGYVYDGSNAMLNAVNLRAGDVITAINGQRLGDIEQDRSLLESWRGQAQLAIEIERDGSILTVSYAIPEQWR is encoded by the coding sequence GTGGCCTTCCTGAACGCCGAAGCACAAGGTCGGGTTTCACGGATTCTGGCGAATCTCCTTTTGCTGGGGCTGGCGCTGTATCTGGGGCTGATGCTTGCGAAGGTAACCTGGATGATTGCCTGGGATGACCAACCGGTCCCTTTGGCTTCGGAAGTCGGCCTTGGCAGCGCGCCTTCGAGGCAGGCCCTGACCTATCCAATGGCCAGTTACGACTTTTTTGGCCGGCCGGCGGAACAGACCGGTGTGGCCGAAGTGGTTAAGCGTTCCGCACCGGAAACAGGCCTGCGGCTGCGCCTTGAGGGTGTCCTTGTGGGACAGCGTCCCGAGGACTCCGGTGCTATAGTTGCAGGAAGTAATGGAGAAACGGCTTATTATCGTGTTGGGGATCTTTTGCCAGGCAATGCCGAGCTGGCTGAGGTGGAGCCCACACGCATATTGATCCGTCGTGGCGGTCGATATGAGTCGCTGACGTTCGAGGAAGCCGATACGTCTGCAATGGTTGCAGAAGTGGCTGAAACGCCGGCAGAATCATCGCCCGATGCATTCCTCGAGAATGCCCGGGCCCAGCTGGACAGTCAGGGAGTGGCGGCTCTCAATAACTATGGGCTGAGCCCGGTGGATGAAAGCGGACAGTCCGGATACGTTTATGATGGCTCAAATGCCATGCTGAATGCAGTGAATCTTCGGGCCGGAGATGTGATTACAGCCATTAACGGCCAGCGGTTGGGTGATATTGAGCAGGACCGATCCCTGCTGGAGAGCTGGCGTGGCCAGGCCCAGCTGGCTATTGAAATTGAGCGTGACGGTTCCATCCTCACCGTAAGTTATGCCATACCCGAGCAGTGGCGCTGA
- the purE gene encoding 5-(carboxyamino)imidazole ribonucleotide mutase: protein MQPLVGLIMGSKSDWPTMEHAANMLEKLGVPYETKVVSAHRTPDLLFDYAKTASGRGLKAIIAGAGGAAHLPGMVASQTSLPVLGVPVQSKALNGLDSLLSIVQMPGGIAVGTLAIGKAGATNAGLLAAQIIGTFDADVRKAVDEFREAQTQTILDNPDPRDQ from the coding sequence ATGCAGCCGCTTGTAGGACTCATCATGGGCTCCAAATCCGATTGGCCCACAATGGAACACGCCGCCAACATGCTTGAAAAACTCGGCGTACCCTACGAAACCAAAGTCGTCTCTGCCCACCGCACACCGGATCTTCTGTTTGATTACGCCAAAACTGCATCTGGCCGCGGCCTGAAGGCAATCATCGCCGGTGCCGGCGGAGCCGCTCACCTGCCAGGCATGGTAGCGTCACAGACCTCCCTGCCGGTATTGGGTGTTCCCGTACAGTCCAAAGCGCTCAACGGTCTCGACTCACTGCTTTCTATTGTTCAGATGCCCGGCGGTATTGCGGTAGGCACTCTGGCAATCGGCAAGGCCGGTGCAACAAACGCGGGTCTGCTGGCGGCCCAGATTATCGGCACGTTCGATGCCGATGTGCGCAAGGCCGTCGATGAATTCCGCGAAGCACAGACGCAAACGATTCTGGACAACCCGGATCCCAGAGATCAATGA
- a CDS encoding 5-(carboxyamino)imidazole ribonucleotide synthase, with amino-acid sequence MRIGVLGAGQLGRMLALAGYPLAKTFVFYDMSGSPSAGLGEVIIDRDGQYLDDFISRVDRVTYEFEHLPVDVAEKLAEEKPVHPCPRALQVCQNREAEKTLFGELGIPTPEWKIADSAKALEDAAEKLGCPVVAKSNTEGYDGKGQAVLRNPEDAAEAWASIGHPRLIVEKFVEFKREVSMIAVRSEDGDLAFYPMAENTHHEGILRYSIAPAPGLEKHIQDDAKRYIRALLNELNYVGVLTLELFETADGLVANEMAPRVHNSGHWSIEGAMTSQFENHIRAVSGHHLGSVEPRGVSCMINIIGEHGDIERILELPYAHLHLYNKGERPGRKLGHVNILADSYEELVWRVRNCAQFLPGSPEFKSSLTPRG; translated from the coding sequence ATGAGAATTGGTGTACTAGGCGCCGGTCAACTCGGGCGCATGCTGGCTCTCGCCGGATACCCGCTGGCGAAAACTTTCGTTTTCTATGACATGTCTGGCAGCCCAAGCGCCGGCCTGGGCGAAGTCATCATCGACAGGGACGGCCAGTACCTGGATGACTTTATCTCACGGGTAGACCGCGTCACCTACGAGTTCGAGCACCTGCCGGTCGACGTCGCAGAAAAGCTTGCAGAAGAAAAACCGGTTCACCCCTGCCCCCGCGCCTTGCAGGTATGCCAGAACCGCGAAGCCGAAAAAACGCTGTTTGGCGAACTGGGCATACCAACGCCTGAATGGAAAATTGCGGACAGTGCGAAAGCCCTCGAGGATGCAGCTGAGAAACTTGGCTGCCCCGTAGTCGCAAAATCCAATACGGAAGGCTACGACGGCAAGGGCCAGGCAGTCCTCAGAAATCCTGAAGACGCAGCAGAAGCCTGGGCCTCTATTGGTCACCCACGACTGATCGTCGAGAAGTTTGTTGAGTTCAAGCGCGAAGTATCCATGATCGCCGTACGATCAGAGGATGGTGACCTTGCCTTCTACCCGATGGCGGAGAACACCCATCACGAAGGCATTCTGCGCTACTCAATCGCACCTGCACCCGGTCTGGAAAAGCATATCCAGGACGATGCGAAACGCTATATCCGTGCACTGTTGAACGAATTGAACTATGTTGGCGTATTAACACTTGAGCTGTTTGAAACCGCGGACGGCCTTGTTGCAAACGAAATGGCGCCCCGGGTTCACAACTCTGGACACTGGAGCATCGAAGGGGCAATGACCAGCCAGTTCGAGAACCACATCCGGGCAGTGAGCGGCCACCACCTTGGCAGCGTTGAGCCACGTGGAGTGAGCTGCATGATCAACATCATCGGGGAGCATGGCGACATTGAACGCATCCTTGAGCTGCCCTACGCTCACCTCCATCTATACAACAAAGGCGAGCGCCCTGGCCGGAAACTCGGCCATGTGAATATCCTGGCGGACAGCTACGAGGAACTGGTTTGGCGTGTCCGGAACTGCGCGCAGTTCCTGCCCGGCAGCCCCGAGTTTAAAAGCTCTTTAACACCAAGGGGTTGA
- a CDS encoding M48 family metallopeptidase: MAHPGFFQRQASARRNTSLLVFLFLTAVALITLAVCLVGYFVTRSESSALAFHNWLLSNHGLWTAVAVVTLIITGSLVRWADLAGGGTRVAKMVGARPIDPDTRDGDERKLRNIVEEMAIASGVPVPELYIMDNETGINAFVAGYTPGEAVMVVTHGAITQLNRDELQGVVGHEFSHIFNGDMRLNVRLIALLAGILMIGQIGGFLLRVSFFSSHRSSRSSRDSRGQAAMGLIGIALLVIGYVGVFFGRLIQAAVSRQREMLADASSVQFTRNPEGIAGALFKIGLKGGYLDTTSHASDMNHMCFGESARMKFTSLLASHPPIEQRINSIQPGMLARLRSRLRDTEPRADLRSATATKRPAPASGFSEAVAEIYSPLSRKSTSPLASASAVRPIGSKLSERVGTVTSQGEDFAVRLLSRLPATFRSLLYTRAGAVQLCYALLISELSRDQQHERMELIPPHPILGSEPGLLEKLVPALKTIGEGVRFPALELAMPALRKLDPEERQGLMSNVQKLVAADHRVSLFELALTSFLSRHLGADASREIPVRYRGYRPVMPALQRLLSLLARAGSSSSTDAEKLYMEAMAGFVDTQNSRQPVLEKVTMRQLREALKTLNGLSPLLKPAIIDACGHCITHDGKIEVREYELMRLVADQMDCPMPPLTA, from the coding sequence ATGGCACACCCCGGTTTTTTCCAGCGTCAGGCATCTGCCAGGCGCAATACCAGCCTTCTGGTATTCCTGTTCCTGACGGCGGTAGCGCTCATCACGCTCGCCGTCTGCCTCGTCGGCTATTTCGTTACCCGCAGCGAATCGTCGGCGCTGGCCTTCCACAACTGGCTGCTTTCCAATCACGGCCTTTGGACCGCCGTCGCCGTGGTCACACTGATCATCACAGGCTCTCTGGTTCGCTGGGCTGACCTGGCAGGAGGCGGCACACGGGTTGCCAAAATGGTGGGGGCACGCCCCATCGATCCGGACACCCGGGATGGTGATGAGCGGAAACTACGGAACATCGTTGAGGAAATGGCCATTGCCAGTGGTGTTCCCGTCCCGGAACTCTACATCATGGACAATGAAACCGGCATTAACGCCTTTGTCGCGGGCTACACGCCCGGCGAAGCAGTCATGGTGGTTACCCACGGCGCCATTACCCAGCTGAACCGTGACGAGCTCCAGGGAGTAGTCGGACACGAGTTCAGCCATATCTTCAACGGCGATATGCGACTGAATGTGCGCCTGATTGCCCTTTTGGCAGGCATCCTGATGATTGGCCAGATCGGCGGCTTCCTGCTCCGCGTGTCATTTTTCAGCAGCCATCGCTCATCACGCTCCTCAAGGGACAGCAGGGGCCAGGCGGCAATGGGGCTGATTGGCATTGCGCTTCTGGTTATTGGCTACGTCGGCGTGTTCTTCGGGCGACTGATCCAGGCAGCGGTTTCCCGTCAACGGGAAATGCTGGCGGATGCCTCGTCCGTTCAGTTCACTCGCAATCCGGAAGGGATTGCCGGCGCCCTGTTCAAGATCGGGCTCAAGGGTGGTTATCTGGATACCACCAGCCATGCCAGCGATATGAACCACATGTGTTTCGGCGAGAGCGCGAGAATGAAGTTCACCTCCCTGCTCGCCTCTCACCCGCCAATTGAACAGCGTATCAACAGCATTCAACCCGGTATGCTGGCAAGATTGCGCAGCCGGCTCCGGGACACCGAGCCCCGTGCGGACCTCCGTTCCGCGACAGCGACAAAACGACCAGCCCCGGCATCCGGCTTTTCAGAGGCTGTGGCTGAGATCTACAGCCCGTTAAGCCGGAAAAGCACATCGCCGCTGGCTTCAGCGTCAGCTGTTCGCCCCATCGGTTCGAAATTATCCGAACGCGTGGGTACAGTCACCAGCCAGGGAGAGGATTTCGCCGTTCGCTTGCTGTCACGCTTGCCAGCGACATTCCGAAGCCTGCTCTACACCCGCGCCGGTGCAGTCCAGCTTTGTTATGCCCTGCTTATCAGTGAACTCTCCCGGGATCAGCAGCATGAGCGGATGGAGCTGATCCCTCCCCATCCCATCCTGGGCAGCGAGCCGGGACTTCTTGAAAAGCTTGTGCCAGCTTTGAAGACCATTGGTGAGGGCGTACGCTTCCCTGCTCTGGAGCTGGCGATGCCCGCCTTGCGGAAACTGGACCCGGAGGAACGACAGGGATTGATGAGCAATGTGCAGAAGCTGGTGGCGGCAGATCATCGGGTGAGTCTGTTCGAACTGGCGCTGACCAGCTTCCTGTCCCGACACCTGGGAGCAGACGCCAGCCGGGAAATCCCAGTCAGGTATCGGGGGTATCGCCCCGTCATGCCAGCTCTCCAGCGACTCCTGAGCCTGCTCGCCCGTGCCGGGAGCTCGTCTTCGACAGATGCTGAAAAGCTCTACATGGAAGCAATGGCGGGCTTTGTCGACACCCAGAACAGCAGGCAACCGGTGCTTGAAAAGGTAACCATGCGCCAGCTAAGGGAAGCATTGAAGACGCTGAACGGGCTCTCTCCGTTATTGAAGCCAGCCATCATTGACGCCTGCGGGCATTGCATTACCCACGATGGAAAGATTGAAGTGCGGGAGTATGAACTTATGAGACTGGTGGCAGATCAGATGGATTGCCCGATGCCCCCATTGACTGCCTGA
- the gspD gene encoding type II secretion system secretin GspD, which yields MYNHKTNMFRAIALLILLPLMSMAHGQEETWRLNLKDADIRAFVTQVADITGYSFVIDPRVKGKVTVLSSAPMNKDEIYDLFLAVLNVHGFTAIPGEEVIKIVQQVDAKQSAESLSRFATTPSEQLITRVIQIDNANALELVPILRPLVAKYGHLAGVAAANALIVSDHASNIERIEQIVRELDSPSKYEVEVIQLDEAWVGDMVTLLQELAPDELGQAGGENKARKYSVTADERSNRLILRGDQTFRDKMRGLIRKLDQPSASGGTTKVIRLKHADAKNLTEILKGVMGQLVKEGDGGSGGGAKPNSNFAVFADEGLNALVVRGEPSLMQEAEEIVAQLDLRRAQVMIEAAIVEISDELGQDLGVQVAVGDQSGESTPVIASNFGNVGRSLGEVLSAILTGSAITPATGGITVGAGQRNEDGVSWGILLQALSTSAAANLLSTPSIITLDNQESEIIVGQNVPFRTGESTVTGDGTTNPFTTIERRDVGLTLKVTPTISADGLVRLVVEQTTENVADSIEDASDIVTNKREIKTTVLADDGETIVLGGLTRDDYLVNKSKVPFLGDIPVLGRLFSSESERRVKRHLLVFLRPKIMLGKEEAVAVTADKFNKLWDVNLDVRKKLGLPDSEDRPDTDVLFNPGSHESIK from the coding sequence ATGTATAACCACAAGACCAATATGTTTCGGGCCATTGCGCTGCTTATCTTGCTTCCCCTTATGTCCATGGCACATGGGCAGGAAGAAACCTGGCGGCTGAACCTGAAAGACGCAGATATTCGCGCCTTTGTTACTCAGGTTGCGGACATTACCGGATATAGTTTTGTGATAGACCCACGGGTCAAGGGCAAGGTTACGGTCCTGTCGAGTGCGCCGATGAACAAGGACGAGATCTACGATCTCTTCCTGGCAGTGCTGAATGTGCATGGCTTCACGGCAATTCCCGGTGAGGAAGTTATCAAGATTGTGCAGCAGGTGGATGCCAAACAGTCTGCGGAATCCCTCTCGCGCTTTGCAACAACGCCGTCCGAGCAGCTTATTACCCGGGTCATCCAGATTGACAACGCCAATGCGCTTGAGCTGGTTCCGATCCTGCGTCCGCTGGTTGCGAAATACGGCCACCTGGCAGGCGTGGCGGCGGCCAACGCTCTGATTGTTAGTGATCATGCCTCCAATATTGAGCGCATCGAGCAGATTGTCCGCGAGCTGGACAGCCCGTCCAAGTACGAAGTGGAAGTCATCCAGCTTGACGAAGCCTGGGTTGGCGATATGGTTACTCTCCTGCAAGAACTGGCACCGGACGAGCTCGGCCAGGCCGGAGGAGAAAATAAAGCGCGCAAGTACAGCGTAACTGCCGATGAACGTAGTAATCGTTTGATCCTTCGGGGCGACCAGACCTTCCGGGATAAGATGCGGGGCCTGATCCGGAAACTGGACCAGCCCTCGGCCTCGGGTGGTACCACAAAAGTTATTCGTTTGAAGCATGCAGATGCGAAGAACCTGACCGAGATTCTCAAGGGCGTGATGGGGCAACTCGTCAAGGAAGGTGACGGAGGCTCGGGCGGCGGAGCCAAACCAAACAGCAATTTTGCGGTCTTTGCGGATGAGGGTCTGAATGCCCTGGTGGTCCGCGGTGAGCCATCATTGATGCAGGAAGCTGAAGAAATCGTTGCCCAGCTGGATTTGCGCAGGGCGCAGGTAATGATTGAAGCGGCGATCGTGGAGATCAGTGACGAACTGGGCCAGGATCTGGGCGTCCAGGTTGCCGTGGGTGACCAGTCTGGTGAATCCACGCCGGTGATCGCTTCCAACTTTGGTAATGTGGGCCGCAGCCTCGGCGAGGTGCTGAGCGCAATTCTGACCGGCTCAGCCATTACACCTGCCACCGGCGGCATCACGGTCGGCGCCGGCCAGCGAAACGAGGATGGCGTCAGTTGGGGGATTCTCCTGCAGGCGCTTTCTACCTCGGCGGCTGCAAACCTTCTCTCCACGCCCAGCATCATTACCCTGGATAATCAGGAGTCAGAAATCATCGTTGGCCAGAACGTGCCGTTCCGCACCGGGGAGTCCACAGTTACAGGGGATGGCACCACGAATCCTTTCACCACTATTGAGCGTCGCGACGTCGGTCTGACCCTTAAAGTTACGCCTACCATCAGTGCCGATGGCCTGGTACGGCTGGTCGTTGAGCAAACAACGGAAAACGTGGCTGACAGTATTGAGGATGCTTCAGATATCGTGACCAACAAGCGAGAGATCAAGACCACAGTGCTGGCGGATGATGGCGAGACAATCGTGCTTGGCGGTCTGACCCGGGATGACTATCTGGTGAACAAGAGCAAAGTGCCGTTCCTGGGGGACATTCCGGTGCTGGGGCGTCTCTTCTCCTCTGAGTCCGAGCGCCGGGTAAAGCGGCATCTGCTGGTTTTCCTGCGACCCAAGATCATGTTGGGCAAGGAAGAGGCGGTTGCAGTAACTGCCGACAAGTTTAACAAGCTTTGGGATGTGAATCTGGACGTTCGAAAAAAACTGGGCTTGCCTGACTCAGAAGATCGTCCGGATACCGACGTGCTGTTCAACCCGGGCAGCCACGAGTCGATCAAGTAA